The Bombus terrestris chromosome 9, iyBomTerr1.2, whole genome shotgun sequence genome contains a region encoding:
- the LOC105666027 gene encoding putative sodium-coupled neutral amino acid transporter 10 isoform X2: protein MVNRTVGGPQIVRKVIDKKPEDIRTSLLITTSIFIVLPLGLLRNIDSLSTLCTATIIFYLCLVLKIITESMQHIFAGDWYEHVYYWRPSGILQCIPIFSMALFCQTQLFEIYETIPNVSLEKMNEVVRGALNICTIVYLCVGFFGYIAFCTQPFTGNILMSFEPSLSSEMIKMGFVFSIAFSFPLVIFPCRASLNSLLFRRVYAHEPSINYLPETRFRCLTIIIVAVSLVTGILIPNIEFVLGLVGSTIGVMICLIFPAIFFISISSKHTNERLLAQVIMFVGICIMILSTYANLYALEESTNIKILTPTNNPANQINSIPLNLNKDNINAIANVPNNPEILPNIKEEMSQLSGLNVPENSLNLQANDMRQEPPIPVERIVITEKSIAETQKSIDNILVTFAPVIKKIVDQIKTVDTDFHKESNNLVKNDAIITTKVATEDKEEINHMKKKESFIDKRKHYNLINSDAIKKEDSELAAYAEAANMLVAERHEKLRKTLEKHKQEQLQMMEEQKEILKDLKEQKQEIKRQKQKDTEEHKKGKNDLKVLSGKSVIQAKMNSTIISNNNENESSKNQRENINDKTFKSAFSNNENMNKRHNIQLGTYQMLFDNKLNNKKLKEVGVSPNNSKKLLKGPILNALTKRVLQRSISTDDLRLNNNETDYNKNNFSNIISNLQGKSNSKLEKLQHQYSLPIALKIRNQTNVENSLEEHKSEGTVQLIHRDILENHEREKREINIRIEEANTKVTSDMSNKSEYLIKNFATKDNHEECFKRDEKVEGNLINELKNSSENDTAETSLIKTNIYLSEQGFGNAVSIDSNIPIRGEYVKLKQRDLKFVNIGEDYNI from the exons ATGGTCAACAGAACGGTCGGTG GACCACAAATTGTAAGAAAAGTGATAGATAAGAAACCAGAGGATATTAGGACTAGTTTACTTATAACAACAAGCATTTTCATAGTTTTACCCTTGGGATTGCTTAGGAATATTGACAGTTTGTCTACTCTTTGTACTGCTACCATTATCTTTTATCTTTGTCTTGTATTAAAG ATAATAACAGAATCTATGCAGCATATTTTTGCTGGAGATTGGTATGAACATGTATATTATTGGAGACCATCTGGTATACTTCAATGCATACCTATCTTTTCTATGGCTTTATTTTGTCAAACCCAACTATTTGAAATCTATGAAACTATACCAAATGTATCTTTAGAGAAAATGAATGAAGTTGTACGAGGTGcattaaatatatgtactatTGTATATCTTTGTGTTGGATTCTTTGGTTATATTGCATTTTGTACACAACCATTTACAG GCAATATATTAATGAGCTTTGAACCCAGTTTGTCATCTGAAATGATTAAAATGGGATTTGTGTTTTCAATTGCATTTAGTTTTCCTCTAGTCATATTTCCATGCCGTGCAAGTCTAAACTCTCTCTTATTTCGCAGG GTGTATGCTCATGAACCCTCTATAAATTATTTGCCAGAAACAAGATTTAGATGTCTTACCATCATAATTGTAGCTGTTTCTCTGGTAACTGGCATTCTAATACCAAATATTGAATTTGTTCTTGGTTTAGTAGGATCTACCATTGGTGTAATGATTTGCTTGATATTTCCGGCAATATTCTTCATATCTATTAGTAGTAAACATACTAATGAGAGATTATTAGCTCAA GTAATCATGTTTGTTGGTATCTGTATTATGATTCTGAGCACATATGCAAATTTGTATGCGTTAGAAGAATCTactaatataaagatattaacaCCAACAAACAATCCTGCTAATCAAATAAATAGTATACCATTAAACTTAAATAAGGATAATATTAATGCAATAGCAAATGTTCCTAATAATCctgaaattcttccaaatattaAGG AGGAAATGAGTCAGTTATCAGGCTTAAATGTTCCTGAGAATTCTTTAAATCTGCAGGCAAATGATATGCGACAAGAACCGCCAATACCAGTTGAACGTATTGTTATTACAGAAAAGTCAATAGCAGAAACACAAAAGTCTATTGACAATATATTAGTTACTTTTGCTccagttattaaaaaaatagttgATCAAATAAAAACGGTAGATACAGATTTTCATAAAGAATCAAacaatttagtaaaaaatgatGCTATAATAACAACAAAAGTTGCCACTGAAGATAAGGAAGAAATTAATCAcatgaagaagaaagaaagttttatagataaaagaaaacactataatcttataaattctgatgcaattaaaaaagaagattcAGAACTAGCTGCTTACGCAGAGGCTGCCAATATGTTAGTTGCAGAAAGACATGAAAAACTTAGAAAAACTTTAGAAAAACACAAACAAGAACAACTGCAAATGATGGAAGAgcagaaagaaatattaaaagatctTAAAGAACAAAAACAAGAAATTAAGAGGCAGAAGCAAAAAGATACAGAGGAACATAAAAAAGGCAAAAATGATTTAAAGGTTCTTAGTGGAAAATCTGTCATACAAGCAAAAATGAATTCTACAATCATAAGTAATAATAACGAAAATGAATCCTCCAAAAACCAAAGGGAAAATATCAATGACAAAACTTTTAAGTCAGCTTTTTCTAACAATGAAAACATGAATAAAAGGCACAATATTCAATTGGGTACATACCAAATGCTATTTGACAAcaagttaaataataaaaagcttAAGGAAGTAGGAGTGAGTCCTAATAATTCAAAAAAATTACTTAAAGGACCTATCTTGAATGCTTTGACAAAGCGAGTATTACAGAGATCTATTTCCACTGATGACTTAAGACTAAACAATAATGAAACTgactataataaaaataattttagcaatataatttctaatttacaaGGAAAGTCAAAttcaaagttagaaaaattacaGCATCAATATTCCTTACCAATCgcattaaaaatacgaaatcaaACAAATGTAGAGAATTCGTTAGAAGAACATAAGTCCGAGGGAACTGTTCAACTAATTCATAGAGATATTTTAGAGAATCATGAACGTGAAAAGCGAGAAATTAATATAAGAATAGAAGAAGCTAATACCAAAGTCACAAGTGATATGTCAAATAAATCTgaatatctaataaaaaatttcgCCACTAAGGATAATCACGAAGAATGTTTTAAAAGAGATGAAAAAGTTGagggaaatttaataaatgaattaaagaacTCTTCCGAAAATGATACAGCTGAAACATCATTGATTAAAACTAATATATATTTGTCAGAACAAGGATTTGGAAACGCAGTTTCAATCGATTCGAACATTCCCATAAGAGGAGAATATGTTAAATTGAAACAGAGGGATTTAAAATTCGTGAATATCGGTGAAGATTATAATATCTAA
- the LOC105666027 gene encoding putative sodium-coupled neutral amino acid transporter 10 isoform X3: MTINYIICFTFLPLGLLRNIDSLSTLCTATIIFYLCLVLKIITESMQHIFAGDWYEHVYYWRPSGILQCIPIFSMALFCQTQLFEIYETIPNVSLEKMNEVVRGALNICTIVYLCVGFFGYIAFCTQPFTGNILMSFEPSLSSEMIKMGFVFSIAFSFPLVIFPCRASLNSLLFRRVYAHEPSINYLPETRFRCLTIIIVAVSLVTGILIPNIEFVLGLVGSTIGVMICLIFPAIFFISISSKHTNERLLAQVIMFVGICIMILSTYANLYALEESTNIKILTPTNNPANQINSIPLNLNKDNINAIANVPNNPEILPNIKEEMSQLSGLNVPENSLNLQANDMRQEPPIPVERIVITEKSIAETQKSIDNILVTFAPVIKKIVDQIKTVDTDFHKESNNLVKNDAIITTKVATEDKEEINHMKKKESFIDKRKHYNLINSDAIKKEDSELAAYAEAANMLVAERHEKLRKTLEKHKQEQLQMMEEQKEILKDLKEQKQEIKRQKQKDTEEHKKGKNDLKVLSGKSVIQAKMNSTIISNNNENESSKNQRENINDKTFKSAFSNNENMNKRHNIQLGTYQMLFDNKLNNKKLKEVGVSPNNSKKLLKGPILNALTKRVLQRSISTDDLRLNNNETDYNKNNFSNIISNLQGKSNSKLEKLQHQYSLPIALKIRNQTNVENSLEEHKSEGTVQLIHRDILENHEREKREINIRIEEANTKVTSDMSNKSEYLIKNFATKDNHEECFKRDEKVEGNLINELKNSSENDTAETSLIKTNIYLSEQGFGNAVSIDSNIPIRGEYVKLKQRDLKFVNIGEDYNI; the protein is encoded by the exons ATGAcaataaattacattatttgTTTTACAT TTTTACCCTTGGGATTGCTTAGGAATATTGACAGTTTGTCTACTCTTTGTACTGCTACCATTATCTTTTATCTTTGTCTTGTATTAAAG ATAATAACAGAATCTATGCAGCATATTTTTGCTGGAGATTGGTATGAACATGTATATTATTGGAGACCATCTGGTATACTTCAATGCATACCTATCTTTTCTATGGCTTTATTTTGTCAAACCCAACTATTTGAAATCTATGAAACTATACCAAATGTATCTTTAGAGAAAATGAATGAAGTTGTACGAGGTGcattaaatatatgtactatTGTATATCTTTGTGTTGGATTCTTTGGTTATATTGCATTTTGTACACAACCATTTACAG GCAATATATTAATGAGCTTTGAACCCAGTTTGTCATCTGAAATGATTAAAATGGGATTTGTGTTTTCAATTGCATTTAGTTTTCCTCTAGTCATATTTCCATGCCGTGCAAGTCTAAACTCTCTCTTATTTCGCAGG GTGTATGCTCATGAACCCTCTATAAATTATTTGCCAGAAACAAGATTTAGATGTCTTACCATCATAATTGTAGCTGTTTCTCTGGTAACTGGCATTCTAATACCAAATATTGAATTTGTTCTTGGTTTAGTAGGATCTACCATTGGTGTAATGATTTGCTTGATATTTCCGGCAATATTCTTCATATCTATTAGTAGTAAACATACTAATGAGAGATTATTAGCTCAA GTAATCATGTTTGTTGGTATCTGTATTATGATTCTGAGCACATATGCAAATTTGTATGCGTTAGAAGAATCTactaatataaagatattaacaCCAACAAACAATCCTGCTAATCAAATAAATAGTATACCATTAAACTTAAATAAGGATAATATTAATGCAATAGCAAATGTTCCTAATAATCctgaaattcttccaaatattaAGG AGGAAATGAGTCAGTTATCAGGCTTAAATGTTCCTGAGAATTCTTTAAATCTGCAGGCAAATGATATGCGACAAGAACCGCCAATACCAGTTGAACGTATTGTTATTACAGAAAAGTCAATAGCAGAAACACAAAAGTCTATTGACAATATATTAGTTACTTTTGCTccagttattaaaaaaatagttgATCAAATAAAAACGGTAGATACAGATTTTCATAAAGAATCAAacaatttagtaaaaaatgatGCTATAATAACAACAAAAGTTGCCACTGAAGATAAGGAAGAAATTAATCAcatgaagaagaaagaaagttttatagataaaagaaaacactataatcttataaattctgatgcaattaaaaaagaagattcAGAACTAGCTGCTTACGCAGAGGCTGCCAATATGTTAGTTGCAGAAAGACATGAAAAACTTAGAAAAACTTTAGAAAAACACAAACAAGAACAACTGCAAATGATGGAAGAgcagaaagaaatattaaaagatctTAAAGAACAAAAACAAGAAATTAAGAGGCAGAAGCAAAAAGATACAGAGGAACATAAAAAAGGCAAAAATGATTTAAAGGTTCTTAGTGGAAAATCTGTCATACAAGCAAAAATGAATTCTACAATCATAAGTAATAATAACGAAAATGAATCCTCCAAAAACCAAAGGGAAAATATCAATGACAAAACTTTTAAGTCAGCTTTTTCTAACAATGAAAACATGAATAAAAGGCACAATATTCAATTGGGTACATACCAAATGCTATTTGACAAcaagttaaataataaaaagcttAAGGAAGTAGGAGTGAGTCCTAATAATTCAAAAAAATTACTTAAAGGACCTATCTTGAATGCTTTGACAAAGCGAGTATTACAGAGATCTATTTCCACTGATGACTTAAGACTAAACAATAATGAAACTgactataataaaaataattttagcaatataatttctaatttacaaGGAAAGTCAAAttcaaagttagaaaaattacaGCATCAATATTCCTTACCAATCgcattaaaaatacgaaatcaaACAAATGTAGAGAATTCGTTAGAAGAACATAAGTCCGAGGGAACTGTTCAACTAATTCATAGAGATATTTTAGAGAATCATGAACGTGAAAAGCGAGAAATTAATATAAGAATAGAAGAAGCTAATACCAAAGTCACAAGTGATATGTCAAATAAATCTgaatatctaataaaaaatttcgCCACTAAGGATAATCACGAAGAATGTTTTAAAAGAGATGAAAAAGTTGagggaaatttaataaatgaattaaagaacTCTTCCGAAAATGATACAGCTGAAACATCATTGATTAAAACTAATATATATTTGTCAGAACAAGGATTTGGAAACGCAGTTTCAATCGATTCGAACATTCCCATAAGAGGAGAATATGTTAAATTGAAACAGAGGGATTTAAAATTCGTGAATATCGGTGAAGATTATAATATCTAA
- the LOC105666027 gene encoding putative sodium-coupled neutral amino acid transporter 10 isoform X1: MISQMPHVMTLANSIIGVSVLAMPFCFKQCGIVLAIVVLILSSTLSRLACHFLIKSAVMSRRRNFELLAFHAFGHMGKFLVELFIIGFLVGTCIAFFVIMGDLGPQIVRKVIDKKPEDIRTSLLITTSIFIVLPLGLLRNIDSLSTLCTATIIFYLCLVLKIITESMQHIFAGDWYEHVYYWRPSGILQCIPIFSMALFCQTQLFEIYETIPNVSLEKMNEVVRGALNICTIVYLCVGFFGYIAFCTQPFTGNILMSFEPSLSSEMIKMGFVFSIAFSFPLVIFPCRASLNSLLFRRVYAHEPSINYLPETRFRCLTIIIVAVSLVTGILIPNIEFVLGLVGSTIGVMICLIFPAIFFISISSKHTNERLLAQVIMFVGICIMILSTYANLYALEESTNIKILTPTNNPANQINSIPLNLNKDNINAIANVPNNPEILPNIKEEMSQLSGLNVPENSLNLQANDMRQEPPIPVERIVITEKSIAETQKSIDNILVTFAPVIKKIVDQIKTVDTDFHKESNNLVKNDAIITTKVATEDKEEINHMKKKESFIDKRKHYNLINSDAIKKEDSELAAYAEAANMLVAERHEKLRKTLEKHKQEQLQMMEEQKEILKDLKEQKQEIKRQKQKDTEEHKKGKNDLKVLSGKSVIQAKMNSTIISNNNENESSKNQRENINDKTFKSAFSNNENMNKRHNIQLGTYQMLFDNKLNNKKLKEVGVSPNNSKKLLKGPILNALTKRVLQRSISTDDLRLNNNETDYNKNNFSNIISNLQGKSNSKLEKLQHQYSLPIALKIRNQTNVENSLEEHKSEGTVQLIHRDILENHEREKREINIRIEEANTKVTSDMSNKSEYLIKNFATKDNHEECFKRDEKVEGNLINELKNSSENDTAETSLIKTNIYLSEQGFGNAVSIDSNIPIRGEYVKLKQRDLKFVNIGEDYNI; this comes from the exons ATGATTTCTCAAATGCCACATGTTATGACTCTTGCAAACAGCATCATTGGAGTAAGCGTTCTTGCAATGCCATTTTGTTTCAAGCAATGCGGTATTGTTTTAGCTATTGTAGTCTTGATATTGAGTAGTACTTTGTCTAGACTTGCTTGtcattttcttattaaatcAGCTGTGATGTCTAGAAGACGAAATTTTGAACTTTTGGCTTTCCATGCGTTTGGTCATATGGGCAAATTTTTAGTGGAATTATTTATCATTGGTTTTCTTGTGGGAACATGTATTGCTTTCTTTGTTATTATGGGTGATTTAGGACCACAAATTGTAAGAAAAGTGATAGATAAGAAACCAGAGGATATTAGGACTAGTTTACTTATAACAACAAGCATTTTCATAGTTTTACCCTTGGGATTGCTTAGGAATATTGACAGTTTGTCTACTCTTTGTACTGCTACCATTATCTTTTATCTTTGTCTTGTATTAAAG ATAATAACAGAATCTATGCAGCATATTTTTGCTGGAGATTGGTATGAACATGTATATTATTGGAGACCATCTGGTATACTTCAATGCATACCTATCTTTTCTATGGCTTTATTTTGTCAAACCCAACTATTTGAAATCTATGAAACTATACCAAATGTATCTTTAGAGAAAATGAATGAAGTTGTACGAGGTGcattaaatatatgtactatTGTATATCTTTGTGTTGGATTCTTTGGTTATATTGCATTTTGTACACAACCATTTACAG GCAATATATTAATGAGCTTTGAACCCAGTTTGTCATCTGAAATGATTAAAATGGGATTTGTGTTTTCAATTGCATTTAGTTTTCCTCTAGTCATATTTCCATGCCGTGCAAGTCTAAACTCTCTCTTATTTCGCAGG GTGTATGCTCATGAACCCTCTATAAATTATTTGCCAGAAACAAGATTTAGATGTCTTACCATCATAATTGTAGCTGTTTCTCTGGTAACTGGCATTCTAATACCAAATATTGAATTTGTTCTTGGTTTAGTAGGATCTACCATTGGTGTAATGATTTGCTTGATATTTCCGGCAATATTCTTCATATCTATTAGTAGTAAACATACTAATGAGAGATTATTAGCTCAA GTAATCATGTTTGTTGGTATCTGTATTATGATTCTGAGCACATATGCAAATTTGTATGCGTTAGAAGAATCTactaatataaagatattaacaCCAACAAACAATCCTGCTAATCAAATAAATAGTATACCATTAAACTTAAATAAGGATAATATTAATGCAATAGCAAATGTTCCTAATAATCctgaaattcttccaaatattaAGG AGGAAATGAGTCAGTTATCAGGCTTAAATGTTCCTGAGAATTCTTTAAATCTGCAGGCAAATGATATGCGACAAGAACCGCCAATACCAGTTGAACGTATTGTTATTACAGAAAAGTCAATAGCAGAAACACAAAAGTCTATTGACAATATATTAGTTACTTTTGCTccagttattaaaaaaatagttgATCAAATAAAAACGGTAGATACAGATTTTCATAAAGAATCAAacaatttagtaaaaaatgatGCTATAATAACAACAAAAGTTGCCACTGAAGATAAGGAAGAAATTAATCAcatgaagaagaaagaaagttttatagataaaagaaaacactataatcttataaattctgatgcaattaaaaaagaagattcAGAACTAGCTGCTTACGCAGAGGCTGCCAATATGTTAGTTGCAGAAAGACATGAAAAACTTAGAAAAACTTTAGAAAAACACAAACAAGAACAACTGCAAATGATGGAAGAgcagaaagaaatattaaaagatctTAAAGAACAAAAACAAGAAATTAAGAGGCAGAAGCAAAAAGATACAGAGGAACATAAAAAAGGCAAAAATGATTTAAAGGTTCTTAGTGGAAAATCTGTCATACAAGCAAAAATGAATTCTACAATCATAAGTAATAATAACGAAAATGAATCCTCCAAAAACCAAAGGGAAAATATCAATGACAAAACTTTTAAGTCAGCTTTTTCTAACAATGAAAACATGAATAAAAGGCACAATATTCAATTGGGTACATACCAAATGCTATTTGACAAcaagttaaataataaaaagcttAAGGAAGTAGGAGTGAGTCCTAATAATTCAAAAAAATTACTTAAAGGACCTATCTTGAATGCTTTGACAAAGCGAGTATTACAGAGATCTATTTCCACTGATGACTTAAGACTAAACAATAATGAAACTgactataataaaaataattttagcaatataatttctaatttacaaGGAAAGTCAAAttcaaagttagaaaaattacaGCATCAATATTCCTTACCAATCgcattaaaaatacgaaatcaaACAAATGTAGAGAATTCGTTAGAAGAACATAAGTCCGAGGGAACTGTTCAACTAATTCATAGAGATATTTTAGAGAATCATGAACGTGAAAAGCGAGAAATTAATATAAGAATAGAAGAAGCTAATACCAAAGTCACAAGTGATATGTCAAATAAATCTgaatatctaataaaaaatttcgCCACTAAGGATAATCACGAAGAATGTTTTAAAAGAGATGAAAAAGTTGagggaaatttaataaatgaattaaagaacTCTTCCGAAAATGATACAGCTGAAACATCATTGATTAAAACTAATATATATTTGTCAGAACAAGGATTTGGAAACGCAGTTTCAATCGATTCGAACATTCCCATAAGAGGAGAATATGTTAAATTGAAACAGAGGGATTTAAAATTCGTGAATATCGGTGAAGATTATAATATCTAA
- the LOC105666027 gene encoding putative sodium-coupled neutral amino acid transporter 10 isoform X4, whose protein sequence is MQHIFAGDWYEHVYYWRPSGILQCIPIFSMALFCQTQLFEIYETIPNVSLEKMNEVVRGALNICTIVYLCVGFFGYIAFCTQPFTGNILMSFEPSLSSEMIKMGFVFSIAFSFPLVIFPCRASLNSLLFRRVYAHEPSINYLPETRFRCLTIIIVAVSLVTGILIPNIEFVLGLVGSTIGVMICLIFPAIFFISISSKHTNERLLAQVIMFVGICIMILSTYANLYALEESTNIKILTPTNNPANQINSIPLNLNKDNINAIANVPNNPEILPNIKEEMSQLSGLNVPENSLNLQANDMRQEPPIPVERIVITEKSIAETQKSIDNILVTFAPVIKKIVDQIKTVDTDFHKESNNLVKNDAIITTKVATEDKEEINHMKKKESFIDKRKHYNLINSDAIKKEDSELAAYAEAANMLVAERHEKLRKTLEKHKQEQLQMMEEQKEILKDLKEQKQEIKRQKQKDTEEHKKGKNDLKVLSGKSVIQAKMNSTIISNNNENESSKNQRENINDKTFKSAFSNNENMNKRHNIQLGTYQMLFDNKLNNKKLKEVGVSPNNSKKLLKGPILNALTKRVLQRSISTDDLRLNNNETDYNKNNFSNIISNLQGKSNSKLEKLQHQYSLPIALKIRNQTNVENSLEEHKSEGTVQLIHRDILENHEREKREINIRIEEANTKVTSDMSNKSEYLIKNFATKDNHEECFKRDEKVEGNLINELKNSSENDTAETSLIKTNIYLSEQGFGNAVSIDSNIPIRGEYVKLKQRDLKFVNIGEDYNI, encoded by the exons ATGCAGCATATTTTTGCTGGAGATTGGTATGAACATGTATATTATTGGAGACCATCTGGTATACTTCAATGCATACCTATCTTTTCTATGGCTTTATTTTGTCAAACCCAACTATTTGAAATCTATGAAACTATACCAAATGTATCTTTAGAGAAAATGAATGAAGTTGTACGAGGTGcattaaatatatgtactatTGTATATCTTTGTGTTGGATTCTTTGGTTATATTGCATTTTGTACACAACCATTTACAG GCAATATATTAATGAGCTTTGAACCCAGTTTGTCATCTGAAATGATTAAAATGGGATTTGTGTTTTCAATTGCATTTAGTTTTCCTCTAGTCATATTTCCATGCCGTGCAAGTCTAAACTCTCTCTTATTTCGCAGG GTGTATGCTCATGAACCCTCTATAAATTATTTGCCAGAAACAAGATTTAGATGTCTTACCATCATAATTGTAGCTGTTTCTCTGGTAACTGGCATTCTAATACCAAATATTGAATTTGTTCTTGGTTTAGTAGGATCTACCATTGGTGTAATGATTTGCTTGATATTTCCGGCAATATTCTTCATATCTATTAGTAGTAAACATACTAATGAGAGATTATTAGCTCAA GTAATCATGTTTGTTGGTATCTGTATTATGATTCTGAGCACATATGCAAATTTGTATGCGTTAGAAGAATCTactaatataaagatattaacaCCAACAAACAATCCTGCTAATCAAATAAATAGTATACCATTAAACTTAAATAAGGATAATATTAATGCAATAGCAAATGTTCCTAATAATCctgaaattcttccaaatattaAGG AGGAAATGAGTCAGTTATCAGGCTTAAATGTTCCTGAGAATTCTTTAAATCTGCAGGCAAATGATATGCGACAAGAACCGCCAATACCAGTTGAACGTATTGTTATTACAGAAAAGTCAATAGCAGAAACACAAAAGTCTATTGACAATATATTAGTTACTTTTGCTccagttattaaaaaaatagttgATCAAATAAAAACGGTAGATACAGATTTTCATAAAGAATCAAacaatttagtaaaaaatgatGCTATAATAACAACAAAAGTTGCCACTGAAGATAAGGAAGAAATTAATCAcatgaagaagaaagaaagttttatagataaaagaaaacactataatcttataaattctgatgcaattaaaaaagaagattcAGAACTAGCTGCTTACGCAGAGGCTGCCAATATGTTAGTTGCAGAAAGACATGAAAAACTTAGAAAAACTTTAGAAAAACACAAACAAGAACAACTGCAAATGATGGAAGAgcagaaagaaatattaaaagatctTAAAGAACAAAAACAAGAAATTAAGAGGCAGAAGCAAAAAGATACAGAGGAACATAAAAAAGGCAAAAATGATTTAAAGGTTCTTAGTGGAAAATCTGTCATACAAGCAAAAATGAATTCTACAATCATAAGTAATAATAACGAAAATGAATCCTCCAAAAACCAAAGGGAAAATATCAATGACAAAACTTTTAAGTCAGCTTTTTCTAACAATGAAAACATGAATAAAAGGCACAATATTCAATTGGGTACATACCAAATGCTATTTGACAAcaagttaaataataaaaagcttAAGGAAGTAGGAGTGAGTCCTAATAATTCAAAAAAATTACTTAAAGGACCTATCTTGAATGCTTTGACAAAGCGAGTATTACAGAGATCTATTTCCACTGATGACTTAAGACTAAACAATAATGAAACTgactataataaaaataattttagcaatataatttctaatttacaaGGAAAGTCAAAttcaaagttagaaaaattacaGCATCAATATTCCTTACCAATCgcattaaaaatacgaaatcaaACAAATGTAGAGAATTCGTTAGAAGAACATAAGTCCGAGGGAACTGTTCAACTAATTCATAGAGATATTTTAGAGAATCATGAACGTGAAAAGCGAGAAATTAATATAAGAATAGAAGAAGCTAATACCAAAGTCACAAGTGATATGTCAAATAAATCTgaatatctaataaaaaatttcgCCACTAAGGATAATCACGAAGAATGTTTTAAAAGAGATGAAAAAGTTGagggaaatttaataaatgaattaaagaacTCTTCCGAAAATGATACAGCTGAAACATCATTGATTAAAACTAATATATATTTGTCAGAACAAGGATTTGGAAACGCAGTTTCAATCGATTCGAACATTCCCATAAGAGGAGAATATGTTAAATTGAAACAGAGGGATTTAAAATTCGTGAATATCGGTGAAGATTATAATATCTAA